Proteins from a single region of Antechinus flavipes isolate AdamAnt ecotype Samford, QLD, Australia chromosome 2, AdamAnt_v2, whole genome shotgun sequence:
- the PKD2L2 gene encoding polycystic kidney disease 2-like 2 protein has product MLVLEKKKTFVLCFIVSPKSKLTYKKELEIRSTLQELLIYLIFLTDLCILTFGMVSTNMYYLNKVIATLFLETSVLGEDRTNFKSVSTITEFWKFMEGPLLEGLYCDSWYNTEVLYQLKNSSRIYYENVLLGVPRIRQLKVRNNTCIVYPKFQSFMDECFDRYTIENEDRSDFGPKQVPEWKYSPSSSLSFRHWGIFGVYDNGGYMFTLPISKTAAKEKFTFLKLNSWITRGTRVIFIDFSIYNANVNLFCIIRLVAEFPATGGVLTSWNFYSVKLLRYVTYFDYFIASCEIIFCIFIINFIVQEIKKMKEYKYTYFKSFWNLLELLLLLLSLLAISVNIFRTSQAYHLLGQLLEKTQEYPDFYFLAYWQIRYNDMVAINIFFAWIKIFKFISFNKTMSQLSTTLSRCIKDIIGFAFMFFIIFFAYAQLGYLVFGSQVDDFSTFQNSIFTQFRIVLGDFNFANIEKANQVLGPTYFITFIFFVFFVLLNMFLAIINDAYSEVKADYSIGRSPESELANQIKASYTRTMEKLKLKKPQTEGKNKVEIERANQMKRWKERLEEKYYSSEIPDAYRPVTQQEFRELFLFAVELEKELHYVSTKLNRVMKRISTSKT; this is encoded by the exons ATGCTTGTATTAG aaaaaaaaaaaacctttgttttaTGCTTTATAGTGTCACCGAAATCTAAGCTGACctataaaaaagaactagaaattagaTCCACCCTTCAGGAGCTGCTTATCTACCTTATTTTTCTAACAGACCTATGTATAT TGACTTTTGGAATGGTAAGCACAAATATGTATTACTTGAACAAGGTTATAGCAACTCTGTTTTTGGAAACTTCTGTACTTGGGGAAGACAGAACTAACTTTAAATCTGTTAGCACCATAACTGAGTTTTGGAAG TTTATGGAGGGACCCCTTTTGGAAGGTCTGTACTGTGACTCATGGTATAATACAGAGGTTTTGTATCAACTGAAAAACAGCAGCCGCATCTACTATGAGAATGTACTTCTAGGAGTCCCTCGAATTCGACAGCTTAAAGTCCGAAACAACACATGCATTGTCTATCCAAAATTTCAGTCTTTCATGGATGAATGTTTTGACAGATATACTATAGAAAATGAAGACCGATCTGATTTTGGCCCTAAACAGGTACCTGA ATGGAAGTATTCCCCTTCTTCATCACTTTCCTTTCGGCATTGGGGAATTTTTGGTGTTTATGATAATGGAGGATATATGTTCACTTTACCCATATCAAAGACTGCAGCCAAAGAGAAGTTTACTTTCCTAAAATTGAACAGCTGGATCACTAGAGGGACCAgagttatttttattgatttttcaattTATAATGCTAATGTAAACCTTTTTTGCATCATCAG ATTAGTAGCAGAATTCCCTGCAACTGGAGGTGTACTCACTTCGTGGAATTTTTACTCTGTGAAGCTACTCAGATATGTTACTTACTTTGACTACTTTATTGCTTCCTGTGAaatcatattttgtattttcattattaACTTTATCgtccaagaaattaaaaaaatgaaagaatataaatacaCCTATTTCAAGAGTTTTTGGAACTTGTTAGAGTTGCTGCTTTTGTTG tTGTCCCTTTTGGCAATTTCAGTCAATATATTCCGTACATCACAAGCATACCATTTACTTGGACAGCTACTAGAAAAAACTCAGGAATATCCAGACTTCTATTTTCTAGCATATTGGCAGATTCGTTACAATGATATGGTTGCTATTAATATCTTCTTTGCATGGATTAAG atattcAAATTCATAAGCTTTAATAAGACAATGTCGCAGCTGTCAACAACTCTCTCCCGCTGTATCAAAGATATTATAGGATTTGCCTTCAtgtttttcataatattctttgcTTATGCCCAGTTAGGGTATCTTGTTTTTGGATCACAGGTTGATGACTTTTCCACTTTTCAAAATTCTAT atttacaCAGTTTCGAATTGTTCTGGGAGATTTTAATTTTGCCAACATCGAGAAGGCTAATCAGGTGCTGGGACCTACTTACTTCATCACTTTCatcttctttgtattctttgtcTTGCTG AACATGTTCCTGGCAATTATTAATGATGCTTATTCTGAAGTGAAAGCTGACTATTCCATTGGTAGGAGCCCAGAATCTGAATTAGCGAATCAAATCAAAGCA AGCTATACCAGGACcatggagaaattaaaattaaagaaaccccaaacagaaggaaaaaataaagtg GAAATTGAAAGGGCAAACCAgatgaaaagatggaaagaaaggctTGAAGAAAAGTATTATTCTTCAGAAATTCCAGATGCTTATCGGCCTGTCACACAACAAGAATTTCGAGA acTCTTTTTATTTGCAGTAGAACTAGAGAAGGAATTGCACTATGTCAGTACAAAATTAAACAGAGTGATGAAAAGAATTTCTACTTCTAAAACATGA